Proteins encoded together in one Lysinibacter cavernae window:
- a CDS encoding 3-oxoacyl-ACP reductase, which yields MSVPKIDLTQRLAGKIAVITGGASGIGLATAQRFAAEGATVVIGDLDPVAGQAAAELVDGFFIEVNVTDKEQVDNLFDTTVQRYGKVDIAFNNAGISPASDDSIETTELPAWDLVQDVNLKSVYLCCRAALRHMTKQGSGSIINTASFVAVLGSATSQISYTASKGGVLAMSRELGVQFARQGIRVNALCPGPVNTPLLKELFASDPERAQRRLVHVPRGSFAEPEELAAAVAFLASDDASFVNASTFLVDGGISGAYVTAI from the coding sequence ATGAGCGTTCCAAAGATTGACCTCACCCAGCGTCTCGCCGGAAAAATCGCCGTGATCACCGGAGGCGCGAGCGGCATTGGCCTCGCAACGGCCCAGCGCTTCGCGGCAGAAGGCGCCACCGTTGTTATCGGCGATCTGGACCCTGTCGCTGGACAGGCCGCCGCCGAACTCGTTGACGGATTCTTTATCGAAGTCAACGTAACCGACAAAGAACAGGTCGATAATCTTTTCGACACGACGGTGCAGCGCTACGGGAAAGTGGATATCGCGTTCAACAACGCCGGAATTTCACCGGCATCCGACGACTCCATCGAAACAACCGAGCTGCCAGCATGGGACCTCGTGCAAGACGTTAACCTCAAGAGCGTGTACCTCTGCTGCCGCGCGGCCCTCCGACACATGACCAAGCAGGGAAGCGGATCCATCATCAACACCGCATCCTTCGTCGCTGTGCTCGGTTCGGCAACCAGCCAGATCTCGTACACCGCGTCAAAGGGCGGTGTACTCGCGATGAGCCGCGAACTCGGTGTGCAGTTTGCTCGCCAAGGCATCCGAGTGAATGCGCTCTGCCCAGGACCGGTCAACACCCCTCTACTCAAAGAGCTGTTTGCCTCTGACCCTGAGCGCGCCCAGCGCCGCCTCGTACATGTGCCCCGCGGCAGCTTTGCCGAACCAGAAGAACTCGCAGCGGCCGTCGCCTTCCTCGCGAGCGACGACGCCTCGTTTGTAAATGCCTCGACGTTCCTGGTCGATGGAGGCATCAGCGGCGCCTACGTGACGGCGATCTAG
- a CDS encoding FadR/GntR family transcriptional regulator encodes MTAQPSAENGLLHLLLADSATPGATASTTPDAAEHQEEASPVRSVEPDDHPRRRHVRSPNAFEETLQRLLQMVRLGVVAPGEQLPPEREFAIRLGVSRDTLRDALATLAEAGYLVSRRGRYGGTFVADQLPPDAAPAPGSPSDVSAEQLSDALGLRMILETGAAREAASRSLSAAERDGLWRALEESRAATAENYRRLDSRFHLQIAELAGIPSLVAPLADAKMRVNNLLDCLPLIGPNISHSNEQHEQLAVAILAGNPAAAEAVMREHLEGTSALLRGFFA; translated from the coding sequence ATGACCGCCCAACCATCCGCCGAGAATGGCCTGCTGCACCTGCTGCTAGCCGACTCGGCGACCCCCGGCGCCACCGCATCCACAACACCGGATGCCGCCGAACACCAGGAAGAGGCGTCCCCGGTACGTTCCGTTGAACCCGACGACCATCCGAGGCGGCGCCACGTGCGCAGCCCAAATGCCTTCGAAGAAACGCTGCAGCGGCTGCTGCAGATGGTTCGGCTCGGCGTTGTCGCGCCTGGTGAGCAGCTGCCACCGGAACGGGAGTTCGCGATCCGCCTCGGTGTCAGCCGTGACACCCTTCGCGATGCCCTCGCGACCCTCGCAGAGGCGGGGTACCTGGTATCGCGCAGGGGACGCTACGGTGGCACATTTGTGGCCGACCAGTTGCCGCCGGATGCCGCGCCCGCGCCCGGTTCCCCATCTGACGTCTCGGCAGAACAACTCAGCGATGCGCTCGGGCTTCGCATGATCCTTGAGACGGGTGCAGCGAGGGAGGCCGCGAGCAGGTCGCTCAGTGCCGCCGAGCGCGATGGGCTCTGGCGCGCACTCGAAGAATCGCGCGCGGCAACAGCCGAAAACTACCGGCGCCTCGACTCACGCTTTCACCTGCAGATTGCGGAACTCGCCGGTATCCCTTCACTCGTAGCGCCCCTGGCCGACGCAAAAATGCGCGTGAACAACCTGCTCGATTGTCTGCCCCTCATCGGACCAAACATCAGCCACTCAAACGAGCAGCACGAGCAGCTTGCAGTCGCGATCCTCGCGGGTAATCCGGCTGCGGCCGAGGCCGTTATGCGCGAGCATCTCGAGGGCACCTCTGCGCTCCTCAGGGGCTTCTTCGCATAG
- the hutI gene encoding imidazolonepropionase, which translates to MITAETPKWFPYLFDRTEPAVSILITNIGELTTNDDSLANSRVKDAAVILDGDRVGWVGSAADAPAADELVDAAGRAVLPGWVDSHTHMVFAGDRTAEFEARMAGESYAAGGINVTVSATRAATDDELRVNLQRLVDEARRGGTTTMETKTGYGLTVADEVRSARVAAGIVDEVTFLGAHVVPSGSDRDEYLSLVTGEMLDAVAPFVSAVDVFCETGAFDAVETARILETAASKGLATHVHGNQLGHGPGVQLAVAHNSLSVDHLGFLDDKDVEALAESWRNGGRGTVATVLPACDLSTRMPLAPAKQLLDAGAVVAIASNCNPGTSYTSSMNFCVATAVLQMGLTIEQAVRAATLGGAIALGRDTERAGKPRVGVIAPGARADLQMLGAPSITHLAYRPGMPLTAAVWAAGRRAV; encoded by the coding sequence ATGATTACTGCAGAAACTCCCAAATGGTTTCCTTATCTTTTTGATCGGACGGAGCCCGCTGTGAGCATTCTCATCACGAACATTGGCGAGTTGACTACCAACGATGACTCGCTCGCGAACTCTCGAGTGAAGGATGCCGCGGTTATCCTCGATGGCGACCGCGTCGGCTGGGTTGGTTCGGCTGCCGATGCCCCTGCTGCCGACGAACTGGTGGATGCCGCTGGCCGCGCCGTCCTCCCCGGCTGGGTCGACTCGCACACCCACATGGTGTTCGCTGGCGACCGCACGGCAGAGTTCGAGGCCCGCATGGCCGGCGAATCGTACGCAGCTGGCGGCATCAACGTGACGGTTTCGGCGACGAGGGCCGCTACCGACGACGAGCTTCGGGTAAACCTGCAGCGGCTAGTTGACGAGGCCCGTCGCGGCGGCACAACCACGATGGAGACAAAAACCGGGTACGGTCTGACGGTTGCCGACGAAGTTCGTTCCGCGCGGGTAGCCGCAGGCATTGTTGATGAGGTGACGTTCCTCGGGGCGCATGTTGTACCTTCAGGGAGCGATAGGGATGAGTACCTTTCGCTCGTCACGGGGGAGATGCTCGACGCCGTGGCTCCGTTTGTCTCGGCCGTCGATGTCTTCTGCGAGACTGGCGCGTTCGACGCCGTCGAAACGGCCCGAATCCTAGAAACGGCCGCGTCGAAAGGCCTCGCCACGCACGTGCACGGAAACCAGCTTGGTCATGGACCTGGCGTTCAACTTGCCGTTGCGCACAACTCTCTGAGCGTCGACCACCTCGGATTTCTTGACGACAAGGATGTTGAAGCCCTCGCCGAGAGCTGGCGAAACGGCGGCCGTGGAACCGTTGCGACCGTCCTCCCAGCCTGCGACCTCTCAACGCGGATGCCACTCGCGCCGGCCAAGCAGCTCCTTGACGCTGGAGCCGTGGTTGCGATCGCAAGCAACTGCAACCCAGGAACCTCCTACACCTCGTCTATGAACTTTTGCGTTGCGACCGCGGTGCTGCAGATGGGCCTCACGATTGAGCAGGCCGTTCGTGCGGCCACACTCGGCGGGGCGATCGCCCTCGGGCGCGACACGGAACGCGCAGGAAAGCCGCGCGTCGGAGTGATCGCACCCGGCGCTCGTGCCGACCTGCAAATGCTCGGCGCACCATCCATCACCCACCTCGCATACCGCCCGGGTATGCCACTCACGGCAGCCGTCTGGGCCGCTGGACGGCGAGCGGTCTAG